Proteins found in one Sphingomonas sp. SORGH_AS_0879 genomic segment:
- a CDS encoding phosphotransferase family protein, whose translation MATAVDQAANAGTSPVREAHRFDEAALAAWMAQAIPGFSGPLTVEQFKGGQSNPTYQLSTSDARYVLRRKPPGPLAKGAHDVLREARILTALADTPVPVARVHGVCSDESVIGTPFFVMEMVEGRIFWDAAFAEIARAERPAYFDAMNETIAALHRIDPKAVGLGDYGRPGNYFARQIARWSGQYLDDADAGRNEDMDALVTWLPPHIPEGDESRIVHGDFRCDNLIFHPDEPRVLAVLDWELSTLGHPLADFAYHAMMYRMPPDIVAGLGGVDVAALGLPSEQDYVAAYCARTGRDGIADYEFHIAFNFFRIAAIFHGIKGRVIRGNASSAHARERAASFPRLARLAREAMEACR comes from the coding sequence ATGGCGACCGCTGTCGATCAGGCCGCCAATGCCGGAACCAGCCCGGTCCGGGAGGCGCATCGCTTCGACGAGGCGGCGCTGGCGGCGTGGATGGCGCAGGCGATTCCCGGCTTCAGCGGCCCCCTGACCGTCGAGCAGTTCAAGGGCGGCCAGTCCAACCCGACCTATCAGCTGTCGACCTCGGATGCCCGCTATGTCCTGCGCCGCAAGCCGCCGGGGCCGCTCGCCAAGGGCGCGCATGACGTGCTGCGCGAGGCGCGCATCCTGACCGCTCTGGCCGACACGCCGGTGCCGGTGGCCCGCGTCCATGGCGTCTGTTCGGACGAAAGCGTCATCGGCACGCCCTTTTTCGTGATGGAGATGGTCGAGGGGCGCATCTTCTGGGACGCGGCCTTTGCCGAGATCGCGCGGGCCGAGCGCCCAGCCTATTTCGACGCGATGAACGAAACAATCGCGGCGCTTCACCGGATCGACCCGAAGGCGGTCGGGCTGGGCGATTACGGGCGGCCGGGCAATTATTTTGCGCGGCAGATCGCCCGCTGGTCCGGGCAATATCTGGATGATGCCGATGCCGGGCGGAACGAGGACATGGACGCGCTGGTCACCTGGCTGCCCCCGCATATCCCGGAGGGGGACGAGAGCCGGATCGTGCACGGCGACTTCCGCTGCGACAATCTGATCTTCCACCCCGATGAGCCGCGCGTCCTGGCGGTGCTCGACTGGGAGCTGTCGACGCTCGGCCATCCGCTGGCCGACTTCGCCTATCATGCGATGATGTACCGGATGCCGCCCGATATCGTCGCCGGGCTGGGCGGCGTGGACGTCGCGGCACTCGGGCTGCCGAGCGAGCAGGATTATGTCGCAGCCTATTGCGCGCGGACCGGGCGCGACGGGATCGCGGATTATGAATTCCATATCGCGTTCAACTTCTTTCGGATCGCCGCCATCTTCCACGGGATCAAGGGGCGGGTGATTCGGGGCAATGCGTCCTCCGCCCATGCCCGCGAACGCGCGGCGAGTTTCCCGCGCCTCGCGCGACTGGCTCGCGAAGCGATGGAGGCGTGCCGATGA